In Phaseolus vulgaris cultivar G19833 chromosome 7, P. vulgaris v2.0, whole genome shotgun sequence, the genomic stretch ataacattattaaataagtattaaatgaaattttataagATTCTTAGAAGAaatcttaaaaacaaaataaaataataaaagtaataaaaagtaaattaaatcaTTGTAAAAGTTTGAAACCAATTTGATAGGGAGAATATACTATGTTATTTGTAGGAGTTAAGCATTGTTATTGCTTTCAATTATCTATTTGTTGTCATTGCCAATTTTGCTATTCTATTTCAACAGATTTCGTGCATACAATAAATGTGAGCATAACTTGACATGAATAAAGCAGGAAGGAATTTAGTATTATTCGTTATTTTTCTTAGTTTGGGAGGTTGTCCTTTTGTCCTATTATTCACGGTTTTTGTTACTCTCTATTACTTTGTTTGTAACTGCAAACATTTTGTGTTTTCATCTTAGCGTACACTTTGTGTGTCAGATACAACtaacagaaaaactaaaaacaaagaGAGGCCTTCGTTTTCAATCTGTAAAGAGATGTAGTATACTTGCGTAACGCCAACAAATTACTTATTATAGATTATTATTCTTCccatatttgaatttattttaaaagttaacaCGCCTAATAaacaatatttgaaatataaaggtaatacataaaaatattaagaaaattcaTATTATAGGTAAACCAAATATTAAATTGAAACCATTCTTTACGTTTATGGGTGCCCAACAGCACGAAGTATAAGACAATACCTAATAAAATACCTTACATACCAAAATCATAATAACTTCATAATTCTAgatgttaattttaaaaaatacatccACGATGATATTcagataaatatttattttcaacttaGAAAGTTAAAACATTAAATCCTTTAATTTATACTAAGTATTATAAGAACAAGAGTTATACCTCGCTTTCAGTACAAATTTGACATTGAGCATCAAATAAATTAAGTTCATAAATTACATTTATCTCAAAATAGCAAAATGAACAAATTAAATTCTACACTTTCCATCAGATCATTCAACCCATACAAACCCAATTTTCAGAAAGAAATAGCTCTAACGATGTAGCTTATCTATTTTTACTAATTTGATTGTAGTGGATTTTTCATTAAATGGCCTCAGAGTAACTAGGTATATAAAGCTGAATCAAAATTTCATTGGTTTAGGTTTAGTAGAAGGCTGaaacaaaatccaaaattaTCTTAAATCACAGCACCAAAATTGTTCTAAAATGAATCGAAAAATCTGTTGTCTACTAGAACCAGACGTCGACCATACAATTATAATCACAACATCTCACCAAATATACACTATCTATAGAACGTTATGGACATTGCGAATGCAGCAGAGCACATTCGATGTCAATTAACAATACATGAAAAGATCTTCAATAGTTCAATTTAGTTATTCTCCGAAACCAgttcaatttttcaaatttttctgtAGGTTGACAACTATCTGTCACACCAACCAACGATTTCATTGAAGAAATTAAACCCCTTTTGTATCAATTCCCAAGTCAACCAACATCGAATTCATTATCACAGAactaaatatttgaaaacaatgtGTTCAACTGAATTCTCAAAATTGATCATGCCATTGTAACTGAACATCAATTAATGTAGGATCAACACTAACAGGAAAATATCTCATTCTAAGAAACTaaacgaaaaataaaataaccatTAGAAAATATCAATAGCAATACAACCTTAAAATCAGAACACAGAATGTTTGAAAACTTATTTCTTTTTTCCAGCCTTGGCAGCTTCGGAAGCCTTCGTCTGCAAACAAAAACACACCAGAGGTTATTCTTTTATAAAACCAAAAATGATACAACAGATAAACAGTGGTCAACAACACACAATTGTATTACCTTCTTTACACCACGAATCTTCTTAGCTCTATTCTTTCTCTCCTTCATTTGCTTCCTTGATTTCTCTATCTTAGTATCTAGTCCATTCTGCAAAAGAAGAGATTTTGTTCAAACAAAAAGAACCAGGCATAAATAACAGAGTGAAAggataaaatgttaaatatcaGACAGAACAAAAGCATTCCTTACAAAATATTAAAGGATGCTAATAAAAGCATACGAGCAGTTGATTTTGCAAATACAGAACAGCAAAACACTTATAGTTGGAGAATATAATGTATATATATCTATAAAGGAACTATTAACACCCACAATACAATCTGAACAAACCATAAAATCATTTCAGTTTACAGCGGTCTTACCCAGCTAAAGAGCATTTTATGATTCTTCAGGACTAAacttttttcaaattatattccCTAAATTAAACTGACTCCCACCCCCACCCCCTCCAAACAAATAATGAAACAACTAATAAGGAATGTTAAAgtataaataatgataatagaTATGGGTAGCCACTTAATTTATAAACAGATGAACCAATAAAATaacatttgcacaaaatcaaggCAGAAAGGTTCAGTTAACTGACCCTGATAAGCCTGTACTTTGGCTCATACTTCTTCGCATTGTCAACTGAATCATAGATCAAACCAAATCCAGTGGACTTGCCACCACCAAAGTGAGTTCGGAACTTGAACACAAATACAGTGTTAGGGTCCTTCACATCATACATTCTTGCCAATTTCTCCTTCAACTCAGCCTTTACGCAAgcacaacaaattaaataaatcaaaacGCGAGTTAACACAAATTCAAACAAATAACAGTTTAAAAATGTAACATTCGTCTACTTACGAAAAAATAAGCATCTTAAAAGACAATACCTTGGAAACATTGGCCCTCCCTGGGTGAAGGACGTCAACAACCTGAATCACATGACAAAAATATACTGATAAGACCGTAGGATTCTCTGCCATTTGGGATCATGATGTTCAAAACATATCACAACTAGAAGATTTCACATTGGCACAACTCATCTAcctatttgattaaattaaatttacattATTCTGATGAAAACAGAAACCTAATCGGGTCACCActgaaaaaattgttttcagaatgaaaaaatgtaaaattgaactgaaaaaaaaaaaacttacgaATTGTTTTCGTGAGAGGAGCCTGTTTGTCATGAATTTTCTGGTTCGGATGGTCACTGCTTTGTCCGCCATTTTTGTTGAGCGCCGGCTATTGGAGCAACTGATATTCTCAGCTCGACGACACT encodes the following:
- the LOC137829900 gene encoding small ribosomal subunit protein eS24z-like produces the protein MADKAVTIRTRKFMTNRLLSRKQFVVDVLHPGRANVSKAELKEKLARMYDVKDPNTVFVFKFRTHFGGGKSTGFGLIYDSVDNAKKYEPKYRLIRNGLDTKIEKSRKQMKERKNRAKKIRGVKKTKASEAAKAGKKK